The genome window CCTTGCCTGCCGTTTTACAGGGCCGTTCCTTTGGCGGGGATGAAAAACCCGGCCATGTCCGCGCCTTCCAGCCGCAACAGATGGATTTTTTTATCGATGCCCCCGGCGTACCCCGTCAAACTGCCGTTGGAGCCGACGACCCTGTGGCAGGGAATAATGATGGAAATGGGGTTATGCCCCACCGCCCCGCCCACAGCCTGGCTGGACATGCTCGGCTTGCGCAGCCGGGCGGCTGTTTTTTTGGCGATTTCGCCGTACGTCGTGCAGTGGCCGTAAGGAATTTCGCACAGGATATCCCACACGGCTTTTCTGAACGCGCCGCCCGCGGGCGCCAGCGGCAGCGATGCGATATCCGGCTTTTTGCCCGCGAAATACGCGTCCAGCCAGGCCGTTACCGTGGCAAAGACCGGCAGGCCGGGCTTTTCCACGGTTTCCTCTTTGACCGTGGCCGCAAAATACTTCTGCCCCTCGATCCAAAGGCCGACGAGATTTTCCCCGTCGCTTGCCAGGGTGATTGATCCCAGCGGGGAATCATAACCGGTCGTATACAGCATGAGAATCTCCCTATTCCTTCAAGGAATTCCACAGGTTGACCGCCGCGTAGCCGCGCCACGGGCGCCAGGATTCCGCCAGGCGCACAATTTCGTCTTCGGAGAACGAAGCGAGGGCCTTTTTAACGCCGTAATCCGTGTGCGGGAACGCGTCGGGCCAGCCCATCGCCCGCATGGCGATGTACTGGGCCGTCCAGATGCCGATGCCGGGAACGGCCAGGAGCTTTTCAATTGCCGCTTCCGGCTGGACGGGCAGGGTGCAGTCAATCTCGCCGCTCGCAATTTTCAGCGCCAGGGCCCGGATGGTGTTGGCCCGGGCCCGCGTGACGCCGAGCGGGCCGAACCGGTCCGCGATGTCGCCGTCCAATGCCGCGATGTCGCTCGCGGAAGGAAAGGCATGGGTCAACCCCGCCACCCCAGAGGCAACGGGCGTGCCGAACGTTTCCGCTATTCGTCCGGCCAGCGTGCCCGCCGCCTTGACGGTTATCTGCTGGCCCAGCACCGCCCGCACGGCCATTTCAAAGGGTTCGAAACAACCGGGCAGCCGGGTGCCCGGCACGCACAGGCCGGGACGGAGGTCGTTCATCACGGACAAGGTTTCGTAAACCGCGTCCGGATAACAATAGAGATCGAACAGCGCGCGCACGCGGGCGAGCACATGGGGCAGCGCGGGCAAAAGCGCCGGGCTTACCGTGACGGCCAGGGCGTTTTTCTTCGGCCTGTGCTCCACCCGCAGCCAGCCGGAAACATATTTTCCCTCCCCGGCCGCATACCGGACGGTCCGCATATACCCGTCGTCATCGACACGCTCCACGCCGGGAACGGCCCGCAGGGCCAAAAAATCGCAGAGTTCCCGCCAGCGGTACGGCGGGCGGTATCCCAACAGCAACGTGGCGTTACCGGCGCCCTCCCTGGCGGAAGCGGCCTGCTTGCGCAATGCGGTGGGCGGCAGGCGGTATTGCTGCTTGAACAGGTCGTTGAACCGCCGCAGGCTGCCGAAACCGGCGGCCATGGCGACGTCCGTCACCGAGAGGTCCGTGTCGGTCAGCAGGTTTTTGGCGAGCAGCAGCCTGCACGTCTGAAGATATTGCACGGGCGAGACGTTGAATTCCGCCGTGAACGCCCTGCGCAAATGCCGGTCCGAACACCCGAGCCGGTGAACATACTCCCCGATGTTCTGCCCGCTCCCGCAGTTTTCCTCAAGCAGCCGCGCCGCCTTGCGGACCAGAGCGGAGGTCGCGTCTATGGGGGCCGCGCCCGGCGCGAGCTCGGGCCTGCACATGAGGCACGGCCTGTACCCGGCCTGCTCGGCGGCCGCCGCGGAACCGTAAAACGTGCAGTTTTCCTCCTTCGGCAATTTTGCCGGGCAGACGGGACGGCAGTAGATGCCGGTGGAGGAAACCCCGACGAAAAAGCGGCCGTCGAAACGGGCGTCTTTTGCCTTGAATGCCGCGTACCATGCGCGCGTATCCATTGGTTGCACGGTGCACCTCCTTTAGGCGCATACTACCGGACCCGGAAACAGATGCTCGCTGTTTTCGGACATGGGTACGTTTTTCTACCTGTTTTTTTGAGGACTTTCCAGAACGATCCCCACGCAGCGTTCTTCCCTCGAAGAACACGGCGCGGCAACACCGCCCCGCATCGGGCAGTCTGTGCAGAACGATACCATCTTCAATGTAACGGAATGTAACGCAACGTCACTAGGGGAAAAATTACTCTTGAACTGCCGTAAAAAATCACATTCTTCATCGCATGATATCATAATAATTATATTTTACCATACTGGTAAATCTCAAAACAGATAAAAAATATTTATTGGGAACGTTTACTATAAATTTATAATTATCTGTTTTAATGTTAAAATTTTAAAATACCGCTCCAGCGCAAAAGAAAAATGTTTTTCAGCTTGCCATATTTTTTTGACTATTCTATATCGGCACTACAGAGCGTTTGCATCCTTTTCACGCCGGGGAACCTGACACTTTTCGTCGTCGGGGGCGCGAGAAGTTTTCACGTTGGGGGGCCTTCGTGTTTATATCCATACCTATCTCATAGCAGTCAGCCGTGCCGGCGCGTTTCGCGCCGAGCCGGTTTTTTTGTTTTCCAACTGTAGCGGTTTATCACGGTAAAAACCTTTTTAACCTTTCATTCCCGGGGGGGGAGCTATGGCACAAACTACCGACAACACCATTCGTCTTGCACAGCCTGGCGCGGGCCAAACCGTCAACGTCGCGATTAACGCGGACAACATGAAACTGGGCCTCGGCTTCGCGCCGGACCCCAACGCCGTGGCGAAAAACGGCCAGAACCTTGAATTTTCCTTTGAAGACGGCGGCAAAATCGTCCTGGAAGGCTATTACAACCACTTCACGAACAAAACCCTGCCCACCATGGTCATGGAATCCGGGGACGAGCTTCCCGGCGAAGATTTCCTGGCTTCTTTGCGTGAAGACCTGCTCACCGCCGCCGGCCCCGGCGCGGGCGCGGGCGCGGCCGGCGGCGGCGCCGGCGAATACGCGGACGACGCGGGCGCGCTGGTTGACGGCGTCGGCCGCCTGGGCAGCCTCGGCACCATTTACTGGGACCGTGAGACGGAAGTGGAAGAATTGAATGAGGCGCTGGCTCCGGCGGCGGCGCTGACCATTGCCATCACGCCCATCATTCCCGACGATCCCAGGTATTACATGGCCGCCGACGGCTTCAACATGCAGATCGACGAATCCTATATGCCCGGCGGCAGCAACAACATTGACGGAACCGTCGTGCCCGTCTATCAGATATATTTCAGTATCATGACCAACGACGGCCTGGCCGCCGTCTCCATCGACGGCGTACTCTATCCCGTTGTGGGCGGCACCTTGCAGGGCTTTCCCGACGGGCTTTCCGGCAACAACGGCACCCTGAGCAACCCCGTAATCACGCTCAACCCCGACGGCACCTACACCCTGTCCTTCAATTACCAGCAGGGCGGCCCCGTTACCCATGCTGAAGGCGGCGGCAAAAACATTGCCGACAACGTGGATTCCTGGCAGATCGGCGTAATCGGCAACAGCGGTGTCAGCGACAGCCTGATCACCAACGTGGACATCGTGGACGACGTGCCCCGGGTGACCGTTAGCGTTGACGGCGAACTCCCTGCCTCCATCACGGCCCTCGTAGACGAAAGCCTCGAGAAACTCAACGGCGCCTATAACGACGGCAAAGAGACGGCCGTCATTGAAGCCGATGACGTGCAGGCGCTGTTCG of uncultured delta proteobacterium contains these proteins:
- a CDS encoding Metal-binding domain of Ada; protein product: MQPMDTRAWYAAFKAKDARFDGRFFVGVSSTGIYCRPVCPAKLPKEENCTFYGSAAAAEQAGYRPCLMCRPELAPGAAPIDATSALVRKAARLLEENCGSGQNIGEYVHRLGCSDRHLRRAFTAEFNVSPVQYLQTCRLLLAKNLLTDTDLSVTDVAMAAGFGSLRRFNDLFKQQYRLPPTALRKQAASAREGAGNATLLLGYRPPYRWRELCDFLALRAVPGVERVDDDGYMRTVRYAAGEGKYVSGWLRVEHRPKKNALAVTVSPALLPALPHVLARVRALFDLYCYPDAVYETLSVMNDLRPGLCVPGTRLPGCFEPFEMAVRAVLGQQITVKAAGTLAGRIAETFGTPVASGVAGLTHAFPSASDIAALDGDIADRFGPLGVTRARANTIRALALKIASGEIDCTLPVQPEAAIEKLLAVPGIGIWTAQYIAMRAMGWPDAFPHTDYGVKKALASFSEDEIVRLAESWRPWRGYAAVNLWNSLKE
- the ogt gene encoding Methylated-DNA--protein-cysteine methyltransferase encodes the protein MLYTTGYDSPLGSITLASDGENLVGLWIEGQKYFAATVKEETVEKPGLPVFATVTAWLDAYFAGKKPDIASLPLAPAGGAFRKAVWDILCEIPYGHCTTYGEIAKKTAARLRKPSMSSQAVGGAVGHNPISIIIPCHRVVGSNGSLTGYAGGIDKKIHLLRLEGADMAGFFIPAKGTAL